A genomic segment from Thermococcus sp. LS1 encodes:
- the topA gene encoding DNA topoisomerase I, producing the protein MVTLIIAEKPNVARKIAYALAEGKPVRKTIGKVPYYEFTRDGKRIIVAPAVGHLFSLAPKTKTYGYPVFDIEWVPVYVAEKGKSYAKDYIKALATLAKRADEFVVACDYDTEGEVIGYTALKYACGVDPSKAKRMKFSALTKKDLLKAWYNLEPTINFGMADAGIARHVLDWYWGVNLSRALTSAIKRASGKWMVLSTGRVQGPTLKFLVDREKEIQNFKPTPYWVIKMLLEKNGQQYTAVYEKERILDENEAKRIVEEAKKGPAFVEKVEVKQQNRHPPVPFDLGTLQREAYSAFGYSPKKTLEIAQKLYEKGYCLHPDSLIPTPEGVKRIKELPREGEVFALDFDLKLSKARYRLLERDADEPMYKVVLSDRTELYLTGDHPVLVYRDDKLIFVPAGELRDDDQVVLLINRQKFQDVGRTPSLFDFVLKNAPSMKDYILYEPSFGPILRERIGKAGLKVEILWRFKIREPTYYKYLRGKMPVPVFRFLIERGVVSKEEAGRIFRGFSHGTSLSPVSFEFSEDFWYLFGFVVGDGHLTKEGKITISAKDRTEETIKALGEVASSLGIPFAYDSKYKMIIIRSKSLARLLELLGCPPGNKTEIFEVPNEVMAKPEWMASFLAGYYDADGHIGTKLTGSKKSMSPQIVLTSKNRRAIYTVKLMWQLLGVGTYLWEKKDRRGNFIAYELKVYSRDALRFYEVMSDHLRVKKRDLEKVREMAVRKRKSYSHHYSVLNVKDWRGKLRTNNTLWKKFDMSNQTAHGRGISLDKLRRIKDYLTDEDLRRIATGDVYVLGIRSIEKFHYRGKVYDLVVENYHNFIANGVVVHNCSYPRTSSQKLPKNLNFRSILQNLAKLPEYKPFAHELLGKERLKPVEGKKDDPAHPAIYPTGELPKPGELTKDEANLYDLIVRRFLALFMEPAVREIMKVIINSNGHRFILSGARTVKEGWLKVYGKYVKFDEVILPSFKEGEPVKVLQIKREKKKTKPPARYSPAAVIKKMEDLGIGTKATRAQILETLYARGYIEGKKKIKVTPLGMRVVEALERNVPDIVSVELTRAFEEKMEEIMAGKADKDLVIEESKEQLVKILQEFKEKELDIGKILMETTGTGVTTSKENAKRAGAVNELSEAEEKEVKKTIEKGEKKPLVVGKCPKCGGDLVVRYNRKTGKRFVGCSNWPKCNVTYPLLQRGQIIPTNKTCCDGAPVVKIREKGREYEICLDMNCKEWRKKK; encoded by the coding sequence ATGGTCACGCTCATCATCGCCGAGAAGCCCAACGTCGCGAGAAAGATAGCCTACGCCCTGGCAGAGGGTAAGCCGGTCAGGAAGACCATCGGTAAGGTTCCCTACTATGAGTTCACGCGCGACGGGAAGAGAATAATCGTAGCTCCGGCAGTTGGCCACCTCTTCTCGCTCGCCCCAAAGACGAAGACTTACGGTTATCCGGTCTTTGACATTGAATGGGTTCCTGTCTACGTCGCCGAGAAAGGCAAGAGCTACGCTAAAGACTACATTAAGGCTTTGGCAACCCTCGCTAAACGCGCCGACGAGTTTGTAGTTGCCTGCGACTACGATACTGAGGGTGAGGTTATCGGTTATACAGCTCTCAAATACGCCTGCGGCGTTGACCCCTCAAAGGCCAAGCGCATGAAGTTCTCCGCCTTAACAAAGAAGGACCTTCTAAAGGCCTGGTACAACCTGGAACCGACCATAAACTTTGGAATGGCCGACGCGGGGATAGCGCGTCATGTCCTCGACTGGTACTGGGGTGTGAATCTCTCTCGGGCCCTAACCTCGGCGATAAAGCGCGCCAGCGGCAAGTGGATGGTTCTGAGCACCGGTAGAGTCCAGGGGCCCACTCTTAAGTTCCTCGTGGACAGGGAGAAGGAGATCCAGAACTTCAAGCCCACGCCATACTGGGTCATTAAAATGCTTTTAGAGAAAAACGGCCAGCAGTACACGGCCGTTTACGAGAAAGAGCGTATTCTTGATGAAAACGAGGCCAAGCGCATCGTTGAAGAGGCCAAGAAGGGGCCGGCCTTCGTCGAGAAGGTTGAGGTGAAGCAGCAGAACAGACATCCTCCGGTTCCCTTCGACCTCGGAACGCTCCAGAGGGAAGCGTATTCCGCCTTTGGATACAGTCCAAAGAAGACTTTGGAGATTGCCCAGAAGCTCTACGAGAAGGGTTACTGTCTCCACCCCGATTCTCTCATACCAACCCCTGAAGGGGTAAAGAGAATCAAAGAGTTACCCCGTGAGGGTGAAGTATTTGCCCTTGACTTCGACCTTAAACTGTCAAAGGCAAGGTACAGGCTTCTTGAAAGGGACGCGGACGAGCCCATGTATAAAGTCGTCCTGAGCGATAGAACGGAGCTCTACCTTACGGGAGACCATCCAGTTTTGGTTTATCGGGACGACAAGCTAATATTTGTGCCAGCTGGGGAACTCAGAGACGATGACCAGGTAGTGCTTCTTATAAACCGTCAGAAGTTCCAGGATGTGGGGAGAACTCCAAGTCTGTTTGACTTTGTCCTAAAAAACGCCCCTTCCATGAAAGACTACATCCTCTATGAACCTTCCTTTGGCCCCATTTTAAGGGAGAGGATTGGGAAGGCTGGTTTAAAGGTGGAAATCCTGTGGAGGTTCAAAATCAGGGAGCCAACGTACTACAAATACCTCAGGGGCAAAATGCCTGTTCCAGTTTTCAGATTTCTTATTGAGAGGGGTGTAGTCTCAAAGGAAGAGGCAGGAAGAATTTTCAGGGGATTCTCACACGGCACATCACTATCCCCGGTTTCTTTTGAGTTCAGCGAGGATTTCTGGTACCTGTTCGGTTTCGTAGTGGGAGATGGTCATCTGACTAAGGAGGGCAAAATAACAATCTCCGCCAAGGATAGGACAGAAGAAACAATAAAGGCTCTTGGAGAGGTTGCGAGCTCCCTGGGTATTCCATTCGCCTACGATTCGAAATACAAGATGATAATCATCCGTAGCAAGTCCTTGGCGAGGTTGCTTGAACTTCTTGGCTGTCCCCCCGGAAACAAAACGGAGATATTTGAGGTTCCCAATGAGGTAATGGCAAAGCCCGAATGGATGGCTTCGTTCCTAGCCGGTTACTACGATGCCGACGGCCACATCGGTACAAAACTAACGGGAAGTAAAAAATCAATGTCCCCACAAATTGTCCTGACATCTAAGAACAGGCGGGCAATATACACGGTCAAACTCATGTGGCAACTCCTCGGTGTTGGAACGTACCTATGGGAGAAGAAAGACAGACGGGGCAACTTTATAGCTTACGAGCTTAAGGTCTACTCCCGCGACGCACTCAGGTTTTACGAGGTTATGAGTGACCATCTAAGGGTGAAGAAGCGAGACCTTGAGAAAGTTCGGGAGATGGCGGTACGAAAGAGGAAATCCTATTCCCACCATTACAGCGTTCTCAATGTTAAGGACTGGAGGGGGAAGTTAAGAACCAACAATACGCTCTGGAAAAAGTTTGACATGTCCAATCAGACCGCACATGGAAGAGGGATAAGTCTCGACAAGCTCAGGAGGATTAAAGACTATCTGACCGATGAAGACCTCCGCAGGATTGCCACGGGGGACGTTTATGTGCTTGGGATAAGATCCATTGAGAAGTTCCACTATCGCGGAAAGGTCTACGATCTCGTTGTTGAGAACTATCACAACTTCATAGCCAATGGCGTCGTTGTCCACAATTGTTCCTATCCCCGCACTTCGTCCCAAAAGCTCCCAAAGAACCTCAATTTCCGCTCTATACTTCAGAACCTGGCTAAACTTCCGGAGTACAAGCCCTTCGCCCACGAGCTTCTGGGTAAGGAGAGGCTCAAACCTGTCGAAGGCAAGAAGGACGACCCTGCTCATCCTGCCATCTACCCTACAGGCGAGCTTCCAAAGCCGGGCGAGCTGACTAAAGACGAGGCCAACCTCTACGATCTCATCGTGAGGCGCTTTTTGGCTCTCTTCATGGAGCCGGCTGTTAGGGAGATAATGAAGGTCATTATAAACTCAAACGGTCACCGCTTCATTCTGAGCGGAGCCAGGACGGTTAAGGAAGGGTGGCTCAAGGTTTACGGTAAGTACGTCAAGTTTGATGAGGTTATCCTGCCCTCCTTTAAGGAGGGTGAGCCTGTTAAGGTCCTCCAGATAAAGCGCGAGAAGAAGAAAACGAAGCCTCCGGCGAGATATTCTCCCGCAGCCGTAATCAAGAAGATGGAGGATCTAGGCATAGGAACGAAAGCCACGCGTGCCCAGATACTCGAAACGCTCTATGCGAGGGGCTACATCGAGGGTAAGAAGAAGATAAAGGTTACCCCTCTCGGTATGCGCGTCGTCGAGGCCTTGGAGCGGAACGTTCCTGACATAGTCAGCGTCGAGCTGACGAGGGCATTTGAGGAGAAGATGGAGGAGATAATGGCCGGCAAGGCCGATAAAGACCTAGTTATAGAAGAGAGCAAGGAGCAGCTCGTCAAGATCCTTCAGGAGTTCAAAGAAAAGGAACTGGACATCGGAAAGATCCTCATGGAAACCACGGGAACCGGTGTAACAACGAGCAAAGAAAATGCCAAGCGCGCTGGGGCGGTAAATGAGCTCAGTGAGGCTGAGGAAAAAGAAGTGAAGAAGACCATTGAAAAGGGAGAAAAGAAGCCCCTTGTCGTTGGCAAGTGCCCCAAATGTGGCGGCGATTTGGTCGTCCGCTACAACAGAAAGACAGGGAAGAGATTCGTTGGCTGCTCGAACTGGCCGAAGTGCAACGTCACGTATCCCCTCCTCCAGCGCGGGCAGATAATCCCAACGAACAAGACCTGCTGTGATGGTGCTCCTGTCGTCAAAATCCGCGAAAAAGGCAGAGAGTACGAGATCTGCCTTGACATGAACTGCAAAGAGTGGAGGAAGAAAAAGTAA